In the Deinococcus apachensis DSM 19763 genome, one interval contains:
- a CDS encoding helix-turn-helix domain-containing protein gives MIEWQLKHLLEQEGITPYRLSQLLDGQVSRNTIYALARGKSERVDLSVLNAVISQLRRMTGRQIDVSDLLYYKE, from the coding sequence ATGATCGAGTGGCAGTTGAAGCACTTGTTGGAGCAGGAAGGCATTACTCCATACCGACTTTCACAGTTGCTTGATGGTCAAGTCAGTAGAAATACTATATACGCCCTTGCCCGTGGAAAATCCGAACGAGTTGATCTTTCTGTATTGAATGCCGTGATTAGTCAGTTGAGAAGGATGACTGGGCGCCAAATAGACGTTTCTGATCTACTCTATTACAAAGAGTAG
- a CDS encoding AAA family ATPase: MKKRITISVNQSVRDKDHLERDFNNHFETQCLSVEEIAQAVQSGHAISADYVGRARNKGNFNSSGFVALDFDGGFTLADALDDTYITEQACLIYTSVNHRKDGTTDKFRVLWALPRDLTDRKQVETVLCNLLRKYPAADASCKDACRMFYGNTQAEVPLQQDVQLSELALDELLVEEVKPIKPKPAGKAGKSSLNAAAPSNVDEAEVVEALKCIPQRAPGTGNYNQCLTVLMALWSQFGAAKAIELAEAWSPSTDGWNIPQKVHSFTSRDVTIASLFYLAREHGYVRAPKMSAVQRVHRPTETIEARHLPDITSSDKLVILKSYQGTGKTTAIEKLVRKHTEAKGKVLVIAHRRTLLKQISARFGIDNYESVADLSSCTRSLAVTYDSLYKLTPGNYRDALVILDEFTQGLNHLAGDTCKENRSSILSTFGWVLKNAKQVIASDADAGDPDITYLMNRMNVSDYYFLENTWRPKGRAMQLFKSKLTLQAELFDAVRNGRNVVVACDSRSLTEALERALKEKHSDLKLLKVNSKNSQTALVQDFITNIPTQVQNY, translated from the coding sequence ATGAAAAAGAGAATAACCATTTCGGTGAACCAGTCTGTTCGAGACAAGGATCACCTAGAGAGAGATTTCAACAACCATTTCGAGACGCAGTGTTTGAGTGTTGAGGAGATTGCACAGGCTGTCCAGAGCGGGCATGCCATCTCTGCCGACTATGTCGGTAGAGCGCGCAACAAGGGCAACTTCAACTCAAGCGGTTTTGTCGCACTCGATTTCGATGGCGGCTTTACTCTGGCCGATGCCTTAGACGACACGTACATTACGGAGCAGGCCTGCCTGATCTACACAAGCGTTAACCACCGCAAGGATGGGACGACGGACAAGTTCAGGGTTCTATGGGCTCTCCCACGGGACCTGACGGACCGGAAGCAGGTGGAGACGGTCCTCTGTAACCTGCTGAGGAAGTATCCCGCGGCAGACGCGAGCTGCAAGGACGCTTGCCGGATGTTCTACGGCAACACGCAGGCCGAGGTTCCACTCCAGCAGGACGTTCAGCTCTCAGAGCTTGCCCTGGATGAGCTCCTGGTCGAGGAGGTCAAGCCCATCAAGCCTAAGCCAGCTGGTAAGGCGGGCAAGTCCTCGCTCAACGCGGCGGCTCCCTCGAACGTGGATGAGGCGGAAGTGGTGGAGGCGCTCAAGTGCATCCCCCAGAGAGCTCCGGGGACCGGCAACTACAACCAGTGCCTGACTGTCCTCATGGCTCTTTGGTCCCAGTTCGGGGCTGCCAAGGCGATAGAGCTTGCCGAGGCATGGAGCCCCAGTACGGACGGCTGGAACATTCCACAGAAGGTCCACAGCTTCACGAGCCGGGACGTGACGATTGCAAGCCTGTTCTACCTTGCCAGGGAGCACGGGTATGTTCGTGCCCCCAAGATGTCTGCGGTACAGCGCGTTCATCGTCCCACGGAAACGATTGAGGCTAGGCACCTCCCGGACATCACGAGCTCGGACAAGCTGGTGATTCTGAAGAGCTACCAGGGGACGGGGAAGACCACCGCCATCGAGAAGCTGGTCAGAAAGCACACCGAGGCAAAGGGGAAAGTGCTGGTGATCGCTCACCGCCGAACCCTCCTGAAGCAGATCAGTGCTCGCTTCGGAATCGACAACTACGAAAGCGTCGCGGACCTGTCCAGCTGCACGCGAAGTCTCGCCGTCACATACGACAGCCTGTACAAGCTCACACCGGGCAACTATAGGGACGCTTTGGTGATCCTGGACGAATTCACCCAGGGGTTGAACCACCTCGCGGGGGACACCTGCAAGGAGAACCGCTCCTCAATCCTCTCGACCTTCGGGTGGGTCCTGAAGAACGCCAAGCAGGTGATTGCCAGTGATGCGGACGCTGGGGATCCGGATATCACCTACCTGATGAACCGGATGAACGTGAGCGACTACTACTTCCTGGAGAACACTTGGCGCCCGAAGGGGCGAGCCATGCAGCTGTTCAAGAGCAAGCTCACGCTGCAAGCCGAGCTGTTTGACGCTGTGCGGAACGGACGTAACGTCGTGGTCGCCTGTGACAGCCGGAGCCTTACGGAAGCCCTGGAGCGAGCCCTTAAGGAGAAACACTCCGACCTGAAGCTCCTCAAGGTGAACTCCAAGAACAGCCAGACGGCCTTGGTGCAGGACTTCATCACCAACATCCCAACTCAGGTGCAGAACTACTAG